The proteins below are encoded in one region of Corallococcus silvisoli:
- a CDS encoding isocitrate/isopropylmalate dehydrogenase family protein, with protein sequence MANTRTVTVINGDGIGPEVSAATIRVLEALKVPLEFEFKDAGAEVVAKFGTNLPHETVEAVLRSGVALKGPTGTVVGGGLPSANVGLRKRLDLYSSLRPVKSVPNVKTRYENVDVVVVRENTEDLYAGLEHIIVPGVVESLKIITEKASTRIARFAFEYAKKNGRKKVSAIHKANIMKLSDGLFLDCCRKVGREFPEIAYDEVIVDNLCMQLVKDPTRFDVMVLENLYGDIVSDLCAGLVGGLGMVPGANIGERTAVFEAVHGTAPDIAGKGIANPTALMMSAVMMLEWLDLKEEARRMSGAIQKVYGGDVKVRTGDLGGSATTREFTDAIIAAL encoded by the coding sequence ATGGCGAACACGCGCACTGTGACGGTCATCAACGGCGACGGCATTGGCCCGGAAGTCTCGGCGGCCACCATTCGCGTCCTCGAAGCCCTCAAGGTCCCCCTGGAGTTCGAGTTCAAGGACGCGGGCGCGGAGGTCGTGGCCAAGTTCGGCACCAACCTCCCCCACGAGACGGTGGAGGCGGTCCTCCGCAGCGGCGTGGCCCTCAAGGGCCCCACCGGCACCGTGGTGGGCGGCGGCCTGCCGTCCGCGAACGTGGGCCTGCGCAAGCGGCTGGACCTGTACTCCTCCCTGCGCCCGGTGAAGAGCGTCCCCAACGTCAAGACGCGCTACGAGAACGTGGACGTGGTGGTGGTGCGTGAGAACACCGAGGACCTGTACGCCGGCCTGGAGCACATCATCGTGCCGGGCGTCGTGGAGTCCCTGAAGATCATCACGGAGAAGGCCTCCACGCGCATCGCGCGCTTCGCCTTCGAGTACGCCAAGAAGAACGGCCGCAAGAAGGTGTCCGCCATCCACAAGGCGAACATCATGAAGCTGTCGGACGGCCTCTTCCTGGACTGCTGCCGCAAGGTCGGCCGCGAGTTCCCTGAGATCGCCTACGACGAGGTCATCGTCGACAACCTCTGCATGCAGCTGGTGAAGGACCCGACCCGCTTCGACGTGATGGTGCTGGAGAACCTGTACGGCGACATCGTCAGCGACCTGTGCGCGGGCCTGGTGGGCGGCCTGGGCATGGTGCCGGGCGCCAACATCGGCGAGCGCACCGCCGTCTTCGAGGCCGTGCACGGCACCGCCCCGGACATCGCGGGCAAGGGCATCGCGAACCCCACCGCGCTGATGATGTCCGCGGTGATGATGCTGGAGTGGCTGGACCTGAAGGAAGAGGCCCGCCGCATGTCCGGCGCCATCCAGAAGGTCTACGGCGGCGACGTGAAGGTGCGCACCGGCGACCTGGGCGGCAGCGCCACCACGCGCGAGTTCACCGACGCCATCATCGCCGCGCTGTAG
- a CDS encoding translation initiation factor — protein MGKRDKKEEAPPPGPFNNPFAALSAQREALPAGPPPPPPRERPEPKGPARAVVRMERKGRGGKEVTVVEQLGLPAAQLDTWLKALKGGLGCGGVVEEDALVLQGDQRERLPALLEARGVRKVIVG, from the coding sequence ATGGGCAAGCGCGACAAGAAGGAGGAGGCCCCGCCGCCGGGGCCCTTCAACAACCCCTTCGCCGCCCTGTCCGCGCAGCGCGAGGCGCTGCCCGCGGGGCCGCCTCCGCCGCCTCCCCGGGAGAGGCCCGAACCCAAGGGCCCCGCGCGCGCCGTGGTGCGCATGGAGCGCAAGGGCCGGGGCGGCAAGGAGGTGACGGTGGTGGAGCAGCTGGGGCTGCCCGCGGCCCAGCTCGACACCTGGCTCAAGGCGCTCAAGGGCGGCCTGGGCTGCGGCGGCGTGGTGGAGGAGGACGCGCTGGTGTTGCAGGGCGACCAGCGCGAACGGCTCCCCGCGCTCCTGGAAGCGCGGGGCGTCCGCAAGGTCATCGTCGGCTGA